GCACGGGGAAGCCGTCTCCCTCGAATCCGGCTGGTGCAGTGGTGACCGATCGCACCGGCCGTTGCGTGGTGGTGGCTGGATTCGGAACAACGATGCGGGGCAAGGTAAGCGTGTCCGCGGTGATTGCTGGCATAGCTTGTTTTCCTGTCAGTTGGCCAAGTGGCTATCGATAAGGGGCGATGCGTTCGGTTGGGGTCCTCGCCCGTTCGGGGGGCGCGTTGTTTTCGGTTACCGGTTTCGCAGGCGGTCCACGACGAAATCGACAGCCTCCTCGGTCATTCCGTTGATCGCGTACGCGCTGTGGGCGCCACGGTCCAGGCCGCCCGATTCGCAGACCGGGTCCCGTGGGGCGCACAGATCGATGGTCCTGCCGGTGAAGGCGGGGCCGATCTCGACGGGAGGGGCGTCGTGGTGCAGCAGTCTCAGAATCCTCGGTGAGGGTTTTCCGAACAGGACGACCGCGGTTACTCGTTCGGCGACGTCGGGAGGTAGAGCGGTCAGGGCGTATCCGGGGGGAACGGTGTCGCTGGTGACGTAACCGCTTACGGCCGCGCCCTGGGAGTAGCCACCGACGATGATCTCGGTGGAGGGACAGTTGGCCGCAAGAGCGTTCAGGCGGTTGCTGACATCGCGGATGCCGTCGACGGCACGATCGAACTGTAAGGATGCCGGATAGTTCACGGCATGGACTGACATGGTGAGGTCGAGTGGTCGTTGGCGCAGCGCTGCTACAAAGGCCTCACCGACCTTGCCTACGCCCGGGCCTTCGAAGGTGCCGCGAGCAAAGACGACCTCGACATCGGCGCAGCCCGCGATTGAGACGGCCGTCGGCTCCCCGTTTGCCTGTCCCGGGGTGGCACCGATGAACAGGGCGGCGATCGCCGCGCCGACGGCCATCGCGTAGAGCGGTAGGCGCATCACGTGGTAGTTCGGCTGCACCGCAACTGATTTCGAAGCTGTAGGGCTTTCACGACGATTGTGTCCTCTTGTTTCGTGACGCCTGCTCGTTGCGCGTCGATGTGCTGTCATGCCGTTCCCTGATGCTGAGCCCAGAAGTACCCGCGGTCAGCGGCGAGGACAGCCAACAGGACGCGCAGCCGGGATCGGCCGCGGTGGATTCGTGACATGACGGTGCCCAGGGGCGAGCACATGATGTCGCTGATCTCCTTATAGGTGAGTCCCTCGACGTCTGCGTAATACACCGCCATCCGAAACGCGACGGGCAAGGCATCCAGTGCGTTCCTGATGTCGTCGTCGGGCAGCAACTCCAACACCTCCACCTCCGCAGAGCGCAGCGCCCTCGGCAAACG
Above is a window of Mycolicibacterium baixiangningiae DNA encoding:
- a CDS encoding cutinase family protein; this translates as MQPNYHVMRLPLYAMAVGAAIAALFIGATPGQANGEPTAVSIAGCADVEVVFARGTFEGPGVGKVGEAFVAALRQRPLDLTMSVHAVNYPASLQFDRAVDGIRDVSNRLNALAANCPSTEIIVGGYSQGAAVSGYVTSDTVPPGYALTALPPDVAERVTAVVLFGKPSPRILRLLHHDAPPVEIGPAFTGRTIDLCAPRDPVCESGGLDRGAHSAYAINGMTEEAVDFVVDRLRNR